ATGTCGGCGTGACCGGTCAGACCGGCACGTTCGACAAGCCGCTGGTGGGCGCCCGAGCGATGGGCGGTCCTGGTGGCCCGGTTCATGGCCCCGGTAACGGCAAGGACGACCGGGCCGGGCTGTATCGGTTGTCGCGCGGCGAGCATGTGTGGACTGCCGACGAGGTGCGTGCTGCTGGCGGGCACGAGGCGATGTACCGGATGCGTCGGACGGTGCTCAAGGGCGGCGGCACTCAGGCGAAGCCTGATGGTCCGCTCCCCGGTTACCGCGACGGCGGCATCGTCCAAACCAGCGATCCGCTGGACCCGATCCAGGTGCATTTGTGGGATCTGGTGCGCAACGCGATCCCTGGCGCGATCCTCACCTCGGCGAAGCGCTTCGTGGATGTCGGGTCCGGCTACGACCTGCACATGCAGGGCAAGGCCATCGACCTCGGCGGCCCGATGAAGGAGATTGCCCGTTGGATCTACAACACCTACCCCCAGAGCGCGGAGTTGATCCACTGGCCGCTCGACGGCTGGCAGAACCTCGATGAAGGCCGACCCTTCGATTTCGGGTCGGGAACGAACGAACAACACCGCGACCATGTCCATTGGGCCGCAAACGATTTCCTGACCGAAATGTCGGAGGACGACAAGAGGTCGCTGTTCGATCGGGTTCGTGCCGGTATCGGCGGCCTGGTGTCGAGTGGCCGCAGCTTGATGATCGACAACCTGTTGGCGAAGCCGCTGCGCGGCCTGGCCGACCAGGTGCCGGTGTTCGACCAGTTGGGCGAGTTCGGTCAGATGCCGCGGGCTTTCGCACGCAAGATGGCCGACGCTGTCATCGGCTGGGTCACGTCACGGTTGGGCGGCGAGTCCGGCGGCGGCGTGGTCGATTATGACCCGGCGTGGGGTGTTGAGCACTGGCGGGAGATGGCGAAAGAAGCCATGCGCCGGGTCGGATTCAACGCCGACGACGAAAACCAGGTCAACGCCATGCTGGCGCAGATCAAGTCGGAGTCCGGCGGTAACCCAAATATCGCTCAGCAGATCGTGGACGTCAACGGCACCGGCGAAGCCGCGGGTGTCGGCCTGTTGCAGATCATCCCGGGCACGTATGAGGCGTATCGGGATCCTGAGCTGCCGAACAACCGCCGCGACCCTTTCAGCAACATGGTCGCGGCGTTGCGCTACTACAAAGCGCGGTACGGCATGGACCTCACCACCATGTGGGGCAAGGGCCACGGCTACGACCAGGGCGGCATCTTCCCGCACGGCACATGGGGATTCAACGCCTCCGGCCTGCCGGAAGCAGTGCTCACGAACCCGCAGTGGCGCCTGTTCGAGCAGTTCATTCGGCAGATGCCGGGCATGGAGCAGAAGCTGCAAGCCCTGCCGCAGCCGGTACCGGGACAGATGGCGCCGCTGCCGCAGCCGATGGGCGGCGGCACCAGCGCCGACGGCACGCCCGGAACGTACGGGGTTCCGGTCAATCCTGGTGTCGACACCCTGGAAATCGTCGGCAACAAGGCCCGCGAGCGGTACACCAGCGCGCTCAAGACCGGGTTCGATGGCTTGATTTCCTCGACGCTGGATCCGCTCGGCCTTCCCGACCCGCGGAGCCTGATCCCGTCCGAGGTGACTGAGTACGGCAAGACCCTGGATGCCTGGCATCAGGCGCGTATCGCGTCCGCGCAGGCTTCGGGCGCGCTCGCCCAGTCGGGGTACCAGGCGGCGCCGGCACCGGCCGCGACCGCGAATCAGGTGATCCAGTCCGGCGGCTCCGGCACCGAGTTGGCGACCTACGACTACTCCACCCACATCACGATCCAGACGCGCGACGTTGATGAGGGGTACCGGAAGGCGCAGCAAATGGCTGACTTGCGCGCTATCCAGCACACTGGCACTGCAAGGGGCTAATCACGTTGATGTGGGAATCTGCCCGCGTCGAATTCTTCGGTCCTGACGGCTCGCATTTCATCGTCAATGGCGCGGGTGCGTCGCGGAAACTCTTTCTGTCCCCGGACATCAAAGGGATCTACGACGCACCCGTCCAGACGCGACGGAAGTCGAGCGCGTTCCAGAAGGGTTCGACCTACCTGGGCAAATCATACAAAGAGCGGCGCATCACCTTCGGTGTCGACATCAAAGGCGACACGCCGGAGGAATGGCAACAGCTACAGGACGACTGGAATTCTATATGGGATTACGAACCTGACCCGTGGGATCCAGACTCGACGCTGACGAAAATGTCGATCACGACCCCGATCTCGGGGACGCGCAGCCTATGGCTGGCGAAAGACGACACGGTCGAATTCGAGTCGAAACACGATCCACACATCACACGCTCGTCGCGTGTGCCGATGGCCGTCGTAGCGGACCAGCCCTTCTTCTTCGAAGACAAATGGGAGAACAGCCCGTACGACTATTTCGAGACCGGCTCGGCCGGAACCTCGGAAGGGTTCGTCACCATTTCCAACCCCTGCGATCAGCCGATCTGGCTGCAATGGGTGGTCACCCGCGGCAAGTGGACGCTTCCTGACTTCTCCTGGAGAGGGAAGAAGCACCATCGAGTGCCGGGCGGGGAATGGGCAAACCGGAAGATCACCCTGCCTGAATTGACCGCACTGGAAGGCGGCGCCCGGATCACTCTCTACCGGGACAAACTTCAGGTCCGCGACTTCGCGGGCACCAATCTGGCAGGCCGCATGAACGGCATCTCATTCGAGCATGTCGTCCCACCGAAAACCCCGGAAACCAATCTCCCGGTCAAGGTTGAAAACGCGCCGGTCGGCGGCGGCCGTGTCGAAGTCTACTGCCAGCGACGCTGGGGCCACGCATGGGAGAGCCGATGACCGATCTGCTCGAACTCTCCCTCGAAGAACAGTGCCGCGCGATCTGGGAAGCCACTCTCGCCGCGGAAGAAGCCGACCGACGCGCGCGCCTGGTACCGCCGAAGGTCCGTATCTGGAACGGCGACTGGAAGCTGGTCGGCACACTGGATTCGGAGTACTCGGCCAGCTTCACCTGGCTCGACAACGAGGTCGGTCCCGGGCTCACCGAAATACCGATCGACGACCCGCTGGCGAAGTGGATCTGGCAGGTAGCGCCTCGCGTCGGCCGCGGGGAGAAGCTGCACGTTTTCATCACCGTCGACAAAGACGGTGCCCGCTGGTCCGGCAGGCTGCACGACCACACTGTTGAAAAAAGAGACGACGGCACCTGGGTATTGGTTGTGCGTTGGCTGCACGACCTTTCCGCGCTGGAGTACTACCTCGCTTGGTGTAACCCGTTTCTACCGGCCTTCGTGCAATTTCCGCGCGTCTTCTTTCTGGCCGGTCCCTCGATTTGGGGTCTGAAAACAGCGCTGTTTTTGAATCTGATGCGCGAAAATGTCACGAACAATTTCGCGCTGCCAGACGACCCCATGAATCATGTGACGGCGCCGGCGACGCTCATGTCCAACTGGCCTGTCGTGGTCAAACCGACGACCTTCGCCGAGGACATGATGGCCGGCACGATCTGGTCTGTCCCCAACAGCCGCTTCAAGCGCTGGGTCGACATGGCGAAAGACATCCTGGAAGATGCCCAGCTGTCTATCCAGGTCCGACGTTTCATAGCAGGCGAAGACGAACAGCCCATCGAGGGGCAAACACTCCGTAACGGTTGCCTGGTGGTCGACATTGTCGACAAATCCGGCTACTACACCGACACCAGTAATGGCGGTGACCCTTTCCTCGGGTTGAAACGCACGTTCGCGCAGTGGGCCGAAGACTTCATCGACGTTTTCGAAGAAGATGTCGTCTCACCCACCGTACCCGATTCCTACAAGGTTCCCGGTCTACGCCTGACCGACAAGACCTGCCCTTACGTGATCTACCTGGAGGGCGAAGAAACCGGGATCGAGTCGAGCAAGTTCACCTTCACACCGTCCACGGCGCGGCAAATCGTAGCGGGCGGGCACTCATTCCCGTTCGTGAACGAGCTGATCTCCGCGACCATTCAGACGGTGGGCGATCTGATTGCCGCGATGGTTTTCATTCCGCCCATCGGTGGTGCGGTGGACGCCGTCGCTCAGGTTTTCTACTGGGACACCATAGCCGCCTGGTTCAACGTCGAAAGTGGTGGCCGCAAATCAAAAGGCGGATGGGCGGCACCATTCGAAGTGTTGGCTTCCGGGTCGGACCGCGCCTACACGCTGGAAATGCTGCTGTCGATCCGGAAGGCCCTGCACGAAACCCGGTCTTGGTTCAGTCACGAAATCAATATTCGTGACGGTGCCCCGTGGTTCATCGGCGACCAGGGTAAAGGCCACTTTTTCATCGGCGACCGCATTGGTGCACAGGTCATCGGATCGCAGGTGGCAGGCCACGGCCCCACCACCCTGTATGTCGACGACCACACCATCTACGTGGACCGTGTGCGGGAGCTGACGCTGGCGTGGGATCGCGAATCCCCGCCGGAATGGAAGCCGGTCATCGGCGAGAAGGAAAAGAACAAGGACCGCGGTCAGCGCGCTTTGGCAATGGTCGCCGAACTCGGCTCGCTGGTGCAGCAACTCGCTGTGCACGGCCGATAGTCCAGGAGATCAGGCCGCGTCCTTGTGGCTCTCACCGAGGATCGCCAAGCGTGCTGTCGGGGTGCTTACTCCATAACGCTCTGCGATCTCTCGGTAGATCATGCCTTGCGCTCGCAGGTCCCGCATGGCGGCGACGGTCTCTGGGGCGAGCTTCTTGCCCTTGTGGGTGCCGAAGGAATCGCCACGCTGTTCGCGGTACCTCCGGTTGGAATCTGCTTGCTTGCAGGCGATGCAGCGGCGCCCGCCGTTCTTCATGATGCGTGTGTTCTCGGGCGTGTACTCGTGGCCCTGGGCGCAATGGGTCTTGTTGAGCTGCCAGTTGGTGCCGTGAAGAAGCTTGTCGGCCGCATTGCCAGACGGCGTGTCCCACCGAATGTTGCTGACCTGGTTGTTCGACTTGACGCCGTCGTTGTGACACGCGTGATAACTCGGGTCGGTGGGTTCGCCGTGGAAGGCAAGCGCCACAAGACGGTTCACCGTCTGAGTCGTGGCCTTCCCGCCTCGTCTGAGGCTGACGGTCACATAGCCGCCATTGTTGGTCCGCGTACCGAGAATGCGTTGTTTGCCGCTCCGGTTCGATCGAATTCGACCGAACGAGCTTGCTTCGTATCGACCATCGAATCCAGGGATGCACATCCAAATCTCCGCCTGCACGAGACAATTATACGGGGCAATCGCAAATGGGTAAATCCAAGAATCCTATCGAAGCTGAAGCTGAAGCTGAAATCGACCAGTCGCCGCACCTTAAGCCGGGCGAGTTTCCTGAACACCACCTGGTAAACCACAACTGCCCTGAAGAAGCGTTTCTCTGGATGTTCAGTGGACTGCCCGGAATGAAGGGCGCGCCGCTGCCGTTCCCAGTCGAGTACCTGAGAGAGGTCTCACGACGCCTCTGGGACTGCGGTGCCAGGCCGATGGATTCAACCGTTCCGCCCGAACGCAAGATCAAGTACCAGAAGCCGCGGAACACGGACCCGCACTGGCTGGTGTCGCCGGGTGTGTGGGAGCCGATCGACGCCCCTGACCGGTCGGCACTCGACTTGAAAGAGTTCGTCGCATCGCTGCCGCAGGACACCCGCCGTCAGCTGGCCGAGGCGCTCGGCTTCGGTCCGGACGTTGTCCCGTCGAATGAGCAGCTCGTCGACAGCGTGACGGGGGAGGGGCCGCGCGGCCCGAAGACCGGCCCGGTGACCAGTGACGGCGCATACGTGACCAATGTGCCGGTTCGCGATCCTGGCTGGAATCCGTGCGCGCACACCGTCGACGAGGTTCTGGAGTACCTGGAAACCGTCGACGACGCAGAGCGCGAGCGGGTGCTCATGGTCGAGCGGCACCTGTCCAAGAAGCCCCGCAAATCCATTCTTTCCAAGTACCCGGAGGTGGGCGTCTGATGGCAGCCCCGCAGTACACCGAAATCGCCCGCATGGGCAACTCCCGCTCCAAACGCTGGGGCGCCCGCGTCATCAACTTCCTGATCCACACTCAGGAGGGCAACGGCACGGCCGAATCCCTGGCCGCCTATCTGAACAATCCCGCGGCCGGCGTGAGCTACCACTACACGCTGCGGGACGGCATCGTCGTCGACGTCGTCGACACCGACTACGCGAGCTGGTCGGTACTGGACGCCAATGCCTTCACCATCAACTTGTGCTTTGCCGGCTCTCGCGCGGCATGGTCGCGGGAGCAGTGGCTTCAGCGCGACCATGACCTGCGGATCGCGGCATGGCTGGCGGTCCAGGACGCCCGCAAGTACGGCTTCTCCACCGACGTCATCGTCCCGGACTACTACCGCGGCGAAGGCATCTCCGACCACAAGTACGTCACCCGCGAGCTTGGCATCGGGGACCACACCGATGTCGGCTGGAACTTCCCCTGGGACGTCTTCGCCGCTTACGTCCGCGAGTACGCGACCGGCGCACCCGCGCTGCCACCGGTGAACATGATCGACCAGGAAGCCGAGCGCGCGAAGGCGTGGATCGGCGCCCGAAAGACCGTGGGGGAGAACGTTACCCCTGACGGCGAGGGCCGATTTGCCGAGTTCGAGAACGGGCATATCTACTGGCACCCGCGCACCGGAGCGCACGCCGTCCCGGCCGCGATCTTCGAGGCGTGGGCCGAACGCGGCTGGGAGGCCGGGCCGGTCGGCTACCCGATCGGTGACCACACTGTGCTCACCGGCCCTGACGGCGCCCCCTGGGGCGACGTGCAAGGGTTCGAGAACGGCGCCCTCTATCGCCGCTACGGGCAGCCCGGCTACTGGGTGCACGGCGAGATCCGCAACCGCTGGAACCGCAGCGGATTCGAGAACGGCCCCTACGGTTGGCCGACCTCGGACGAGATCCCATTCGACACCGGCAGCTACCAGGATTTCGAGCGCGGCCGCATCTACTTCACCCCCAAGCAGACCCTTGGCCTGCTGCACGGCGACGGCCCCGACACCCCCGTAGCGGACGCCGCCTAATCCAGCCTCCCTCAACGATTCGAGGTACCCCATGTCTTTCGACCGTATCCGTGACCTGACCGCTGACGTGCGTGGCCGCATCTACGCCACCCTCGGCTCGGTTCAGGTTCTGCTTGTCACGCTGGGTCTGCTCAACGACGCCGACGCCGCCCTGTGGGGTGGCGCTGTCGCCGCGCTGGTCGGATTCACCGTCGCCGGCGCGAATTCGACCGCCACCTGGCGCACGTGGCTGTACACCCTGCTGGGTGCGGCGCAGCCGTTGCTGGTCGCTTACAGCGTCGCCACCGATGCGCAGGCGTCGGCGGTCGTGGCTGTTGTGTCTGCTGCGCTCGGTTTGGGTGTGGCTGCGGCCAAGACCCCTAGCATCGGCTGACCCGCGATGTGGGATGTGCTCATCCCGGCTATCTCTGGAGGCGTCGGCATGCTCGTGGGGTACATCTCCCCACGGGCACGCTCGCTGGACTCCCAGCGCGCTGATTTTCAGGCGACGTCCGATCTGCTGATGCGTCAGGTGACCGATCTGCTTGTTCGGGTGAAACATCTGGAGGACCAGCATGTGGAGGATGTCGCTCGGATCGACGCTCTCGAAGATCAGCATGTCGAGGACACCAAGCAGCATCTGCGCGATGTCCGCCGCATCGATGCTCTGACTGCGTATGTGAAGGATCTGCTGGCGTTTATTCGCACACATGTGCCGAGCCCGGAGCCTCCACCGATTCCGCCGGAATTTTCAAACGACATATGACCCGTTTTGTAGGGGGTGATCGCTTGTGACTGCCCCCAATCAGCCGACACCTGACGGCAGTATCGAGTTGGGTGCTTTCCGGGCGTTGCAGACCGCGACGCCCGAGGATGTTCAGGCTTCGTTGAAGGCTGGCGCGAAATTGTCGTTCACGAAGGCGCAGGGGGATCACAAATCGGAAGTGCTGACCCCGATTTCGGAGCGCCCGAAGTTCACGCAAACGCCGGTCAACTCCGCGCTGTGGACGACGATGGACCCGCGCGAGCACGCGACCGTGCCGCGCACGCAACTGATCCACGGCACGGCGTCGGGCACAGCATCGGGCGGATCGGGCGACAGTTCCCATTCTCACAATCTGAACCGAATTCCTGACTATCAGCCTGCGGGAAACAATGCGGATTGGGCAGAAATTGGGTTTATTCGAGTGCAGCGCGATGCCGATCTCCGTTACGTCGGATTCATGACCGGCGACGCGCAAACGTTCTTCGGAATCAACGCCGCCTATTTGGGCGTCTACTCGGTCGACACCGAGACGGGTCTGCTGACGCTTCTGACACCGACGCTGGCGGCCACGAACATCAAGAGCCTCGTGACGGACATCAACACCGAGACCCGGTTCGACATGGGGCTGACGATAGAAGCCGAGCAAGATCAGGTTTTCGCGGTCGCCCTGCTCCAGGACACCAGCTCAATCCAGACTGCGGCGTCGCTGATGTGTGTGCGAATCACCGACCTGAACCGGTTCGAGGGTACGAAATACCCGCGCAGACCTTACTGCTACGCCGGACCGTCGCCACTGTCCGCGCTGCCACAGACAATCACCGCCGCCAATCAGCACTGGGATTCGTCAACGAAGTTGCCGTTCTTCTATCTTCGGGAGGTGTAATGGCCGACAAGCTCCAGCACGTTAAGAACTTCTTTTACGGCGTGGTGATGGATGGATTCGGTCAGCGCCGGCATATCGGAATGGACGAACAGCCGGACGACATAAAGTACATCCACAACAAGCTGGTTCCGGCTCTTTGGCATGCGATAAAAACCGACGACCCTGAGTTCGATCCTCAAGCGATGTGGTTCGATGATCCGCCTGCACCCATGAGTGAGGCGACGAGCACCGGAGCCGTGCGCTGGTTCGTCGAGATACAAGAGGCATTGAAGGCCCAAATGGAGCTGATGCCAGACGGTCGAAGCAGTGCGCTGTACACCCGCCTTTTCAAATCCTCGGCCCAGTATGGGTGTTTTCTCGACGATCTCACGGTCGCACTTATGAAGGACGACCCCGAGTGGCGCGGCCCCTACATCGACACCACCCCGCCGCTTCCCACGTAGCGGGTGGATATTCCCTGCGAGGGGACACGAAATGACAATCGGACACCAGCCGCTCGTGGACAGTCTCGTCCTCGTCAACGGCCAGGACTTCATTCACGAAATCCTCATGCCCGCAGGCGAAACCGTGCCCGCAGGCACCACCTGCAAAATCGTCATCTACGACATGGCGGGCGACGTGGTCACTGAATGGCCCGCAACGGTCGTCTCCAACAGCATCAGCTGGGATGTCGCATCCGAGTCCGCCGACACCATCAATTTGCCAGCAACGTACCGCATTTACGTCCATTACTCCGACGGCGCGGATTTCTGCTGGTACCGCGGGCCGATCGTCCGCTACTGACTTCCTGACTCTCTTACCCGACGTCGGTTCGGGTTGATCGAGGTGAACCAATGGCAATTGCTGTTGCCGCGACCCGGCAAGTGCTCGCCGACGCGTACAAGAATCTGTCCGGTACCGCCCAGGTGTGGGTGTCGCTGCATACTGCCGACCCTGGCACGACTGGTGCGAGTGAGGCGACGGGCGGCGGGTATGTCCGGGTCCAGGGCACGTGGACTTCCGGGTCCGGTGGCGCTCTGTCGATGTCGGAGTTGACATTCACGGCCCCGGCTGGCACGTACACGCATGCAGGGCTGTGGTCGGCGTCGAGCGCGGGCACCTTCTTCGACAAGTGTGCCCTGACCCCCAGCATCACCATCGGCTCCGCTGGCACCATCAAGGTCACGCCCAGCTTCGCGCTGAGCTGAGCGGCGGATGCTTCCCGCACATTCACGCAGGCGCGCCGCCCTGCCGGGGAGGTCGAACAGCAGCGGCGCCCTCCCCGCCGGCACCTGGACGCGCCTGCCGAAGGGCGTGTTGTACGAGCCTCCGCCGATAGTTCCGTTCAACGCTGAGGGCGTTTTGACGGTGTCGGCGGTCCCGCACACTGTGGCTGCCTTCGGGGGAGAGGCGACCTTGCAAGCGTTGGCTGCGGCCGTGGCTGGGGCTGGGTTTACTGCTGAGGGCACGTTTGTGGTGCCGACGAATGAGGCGGACGCCTTGTTCGAGGCGGTGGGTGCACTGTCGGCGTCGGCGGTCCCGCACGCGGTCGCGCAGTTTACGGCGGCTGGGATACTGGCAGCCCTCGGTGTCGCATCGGCCAGTGCCGGTTTCACCGCGGTCGCTGCGCTGGGTGCCTCGGTCACTCCGACCGCAACGGCTGGGTTCAGCGGTGCGGGCACATTGTCGGCGGTGGCGTCGATCTTCAACCCGTCGTCGATGACGAAGTCGGGCACCTTCTCCGGCCTGACGAGCGGGTTCGTCCCGGTGACCGGCTGGGTGGCTGACACGACGAACTATCCCGGCTCGTCGGTCTCGGGCAGTGACCTGGTGGTGCAGTCGACGGGTACGGGTAAGACGGTGTCGGCGTCGGTCGTGTGGACGGCGTCAGGTGCTTTCGCCCGCAATGTGACGATGCGGTTGAAGAACCAGACCACCGGCGCGATCCTCGCCACCGGCGACCCTGTGTCGGTCCCAGGGAATGGCAGCGCGACCGCGACGGTGACCGCGACTGGCGTGTCGGTGACTGCCGGTGATCTGATCCGGCTGGAGGCTGACGGCGGTAACACGACGTCGCGGCCGACGGCGCAGACGAACACGAACAGTTACGTGCGTGTCACGTGATGCTTTGGGCGTCCCATCTTCCAGCGTTGCTGGTGGGTGGGGCGCCCGCTTTTTCGTTTGGGTGTGTTGTGACACGATTCGGTAGTGTTTGTTCGATGAGTCACGGTCTGGTGTCGGGGTGGTGGCTGGTGCGTGACGTGACAGCAAACCCGCGCTAGTATTCGAACACGCGTTCGATCATGGTTTGAAGGAAAGGCAAAGGGGGCACCGGTGCACACGCGACCCGACTACCAGGAATTCGACTGCCGACAAGTCGCCGCGACCGCAACCGGCATCCTCAACGCCTTCGGCATCACCACCCACCCAGCTGACGGGCACCCAAGCATCTGGATCGATCACGGCTGGCAGTGGTGGCGCCAGATCGGTCACCTGTCCGTGCGGGATGAGGCGATCCACATTTGGCCGCATCGCGGCATCAGTGAAGCCGATATGAGTGTGCTGCGCGGTGCGGCCTGCGAAGCGTTCTGCACTCCGCCGGCCGTCACTGCTCATTGGGTGCACACGGGCAGCGAATGGGAATGCGCCATCTCCGTCCGCGCACAGTAGTGCGTAGTATTGGTTGTAGACGTGAGTGTGTGGTGAAAGCTAGTATCGGTGGGTTCCCTTACCCTCTCGTTCGAGGAGCCCACGTTGACCACCCCCACCAGCCCGCCCGGCGGCGACTTCCCCTGCTGCACCACCCCGACCCCGCGTGCCGAGCTGTCCCGTGAACACCTGGCGGTGTTCGCCGTCGACCCCCACGCCGCAGCCGAGTCGGAAGTCGCGGCGATGGCGCAGGAGCTGGTGGCCGCCCGCGCCCGGATCGCGGAGATGGAGAGCGAACGCGCCGCCGCGACCGCCGCGTCCCTGGGCGGCGGCGTTTACAGCTTCGCGTTCGACCGTGCCCGCGCCTCCGTAGAGCACATCGTCACGACCGACGCGTGGCGGGACAAGCTGTCGGCGGCCGACCGCGCCAGCCTGGTCGACCAGCTCGACACGGCCATGCGCGCAGGCATGGAACCCGCCATCGCGAACGCCGTCGTCGCTGGGTCCGTGCTTGCTGGGCGCGCCCGATTCGCCGAGCTGGAGAAGCGCGTCGCCGAGCTGGAGGGCGAGCTTGGGCCACTGCGCACGCAGCGCAGCGCCGCCTACGCGATCCTCGCCAGCATCGCGGCCGAGCTGGGAGCGGAAGAAGAGACCCGGTGGGAGTGCCTGCCGGAGATGGCGCGCGCCCTCGCCACGCGCAAGATCAACCCCGACACCGTCCTGTGGGCTCCCACCGAGGAAGGGCAGGCCGATGCCTGAGCGGACGCCGCGACTGACCGCCGAGGAGCTGGAGGCCCTGCGTGAGGCCACGCTCCAGCACTACGAGGCCGCCGGCTACCCGGACGAGCTGACCGACCGTCTGCGCGCCTACACCGACGAGCCGGACGGCGGGCTGATCAACCTGATCGACATGGCCAGCTCGCTGGCCCGCAGCCACGAGGCCGCGCTGGAACGGATCGCCGAGCTGGAGGCCGAGCGCGCCCGCCTGGTCGAGGGCGTGGCATCGACGGTGCGCAGGTTCAGCGCGACCCTGGATGAGCGGGACGCCCTGCGCGCCCGCCTCGCCGAGCTGGAGACGC
This sequence is a window from Nocardia farcinica. Protein-coding genes within it:
- a CDS encoding phage tail family protein, coding for MWESARVEFFGPDGSHFIVNGAGASRKLFLSPDIKGIYDAPVQTRRKSSAFQKGSTYLGKSYKERRITFGVDIKGDTPEEWQQLQDDWNSIWDYEPDPWDPDSTLTKMSITTPISGTRSLWLAKDDTVEFESKHDPHITRSSRVPMAVVADQPFFFEDKWENSPYDYFETGSAGTSEGFVTISNPCDQPIWLQWVVTRGKWTLPDFSWRGKKHHRVPGGEWANRKITLPELTALEGGARITLYRDKLQVRDFAGTNLAGRMNGISFEHVVPPKTPETNLPVKVENAPVGGGRVEVYCQRRWGHAWESR
- a CDS encoding Gp37-like protein; this translates as MTDLLELSLEEQCRAIWEATLAAEEADRRARLVPPKVRIWNGDWKLVGTLDSEYSASFTWLDNEVGPGLTEIPIDDPLAKWIWQVAPRVGRGEKLHVFITVDKDGARWSGRLHDHTVEKRDDGTWVLVVRWLHDLSALEYYLAWCNPFLPAFVQFPRVFFLAGPSIWGLKTALFLNLMRENVTNNFALPDDPMNHVTAPATLMSNWPVVVKPTTFAEDMMAGTIWSVPNSRFKRWVDMAKDILEDAQLSIQVRRFIAGEDEQPIEGQTLRNGCLVVDIVDKSGYYTDTSNGGDPFLGLKRTFAQWAEDFIDVFEEDVVSPTVPDSYKVPGLRLTDKTCPYVIYLEGEETGIESSKFTFTPSTARQIVAGGHSFPFVNELISATIQTVGDLIAAMVFIPPIGGAVDAVAQVFYWDTIAAWFNVESGGRKSKGGWAAPFEVLASGSDRAYTLEMLLSIRKALHETRSWFSHEINIRDGAPWFIGDQGKGHFFIGDRIGAQVIGSQVAGHGPTTLYVDDHTIYVDRVRELTLAWDRESPPEWKPVIGEKEKNKDRGQRALAMVAELGSLVQQLAVHGR
- a CDS encoding NUMOD4 domain-containing protein: MQAEIWMCIPGFDGRYEASSFGRIRSNRSGKQRILGTRTNNGGYVTVSLRRGGKATTQTVNRLVALAFHGEPTDPSYHACHNDGVKSNNQVSNIRWDTPSGNAADKLLHGTNWQLNKTHCAQGHEYTPENTRIMKNGGRRCIACKQADSNRRYREQRGDSFGTHKGKKLAPETVAAMRDLRAQGMIYREIAERYGVSTPTARLAILGESHKDAA
- a CDS encoding phage gene 29 protein family protein yields the protein MGKSKNPIEAEAEAEIDQSPHLKPGEFPEHHLVNHNCPEEAFLWMFSGLPGMKGAPLPFPVEYLREVSRRLWDCGARPMDSTVPPERKIKYQKPRNTDPHWLVSPGVWEPIDAPDRSALDLKEFVASLPQDTRRQLAEALGFGPDVVPSNEQLVDSVTGEGPRGPKTGPVTSDGAYVTNVPVRDPGWNPCAHTVDEVLEYLETVDDAERERVLMVERHLSKKPRKSILSKYPEVGV
- a CDS encoding N-acetylmuramoyl-L-alanine amidase gives rise to the protein MAAPQYTEIARMGNSRSKRWGARVINFLIHTQEGNGTAESLAAYLNNPAAGVSYHYTLRDGIVVDVVDTDYASWSVLDANAFTINLCFAGSRAAWSREQWLQRDHDLRIAAWLAVQDARKYGFSTDVIVPDYYRGEGISDHKYVTRELGIGDHTDVGWNFPWDVFAAYVREYATGAPALPPVNMIDQEAERAKAWIGARKTVGENVTPDGEGRFAEFENGHIYWHPRTGAHAVPAAIFEAWAERGWEAGPVGYPIGDHTVLTGPDGAPWGDVQGFENGALYRRYGQPGYWVHGEIRNRWNRSGFENGPYGWPTSDEIPFDTGSYQDFERGRIYFTPKQTLGLLHGDGPDTPVADAA
- a CDS encoding phage holin is translated as MSFDRIRDLTADVRGRIYATLGSVQVLLVTLGLLNDADAALWGGAVAALVGFTVAGANSTATWRTWLYTLLGAAQPLLVAYSVATDAQASAVVAVVSAALGLGVAAAKTPSIG
- a CDS encoding LtfC-like domain-containing protein produces the protein MDSLVLVNGQDFIHEILMPAGETVPAGTTCKIVIYDMAGDVVTEWPATVVSNSISWDVASESADTINLPATYRIYVHYSDGADFCWYRGPIVRY
- a CDS encoding phage tail fiber protein, whose product is MAIAVAATRQVLADAYKNLSGTAQVWVSLHTADPGTTGASEATGGGYVRVQGTWTSGSGGALSMSELTFTAPAGTYTHAGLWSASSAGTFFDKCALTPSITIGSAGTIKVTPSFALS